The genomic segment ATGCAGTTGTACAATGAAAATACAAAAATGCTTACTCCATAATAAGTTCGTAAGATTTCATGGCGTTAGTGAGGACTTTCTGAAAATGTCATTTGTGTTTACCAACCTAAATAATTGCACATTGTGGATATTTTTACATACTGTTATGAATGTTTTAAATCAGGGATCCCCAAACCCTGGCCACAAACCAATAGTGGTCCATGGCCTGTTAGAAACTTTGGAGGTGAGTGGCAGGTGATTGAGTGAAACCAAAACCACCACACTCCAGTGGAAAAATTGTGTTCCACGAAACCGGCCCCTGTTGCAAAAAAGATTGGGGGCAATTGTGTTTTAAACCAGACAATATATATTTGTTCTTTGCTTCCAAGGTTTTGGAGATCACATTCACTGGAGAACACTGGAAGATGGGAAAAAGGAGGCTGCAGCCAGGTATATTGTAATCTTAAATTGTCTGCACAGACATGTTCCTAAGTTGTATGAGTCAGCGCTAGGCATTCAGAGAACTTCAACTTCAGCACTCAGACCTGAAGGGATTTGGAGAAAAGATGTCTGTTGCTAAAGCTTTGGTACTAGCGCTAAGCCTTGGAATGGAATGCAGCTGATGTGGCACAGTTCAGAAGTCTCTGTTACTGCTGAATTGATCATGCTCTCTAAGAGTCACGAAGTCTGAGCAATTAGAAATAAACCTTTGTCAGGGAAAATAATTATGCATTCATTTCTACTgattccatcctcctttcctgctGCAGTCCCTAGCATCATCTTGTGTCCCATTTTTTAGACAGGCATGGATAGAAGAAGCACGAAAGATTGACAAAGGAAAAAGACCTTTTCTAAGAAAGAAtgtgccagggttccaagtaacaccccaagGGCTAATATGGAAGTAAGCTCCAGTCCAGTCAATGGGATCTGACAGAACTTATCATTTGTTTTAGAATGAAATGCTTTTAGCAAGAACAAAAAGCATATTATCTGGAAATAAAGCTACAAGGGAGTCcaacattatttaaaatagaTTCTGTAACTATATCTGTGCTTGAAAGTAGTGTAATTTACATCAGAATATTTCACCTTGCTGCAGAATAAAGTGAAGTTATTCATGGTTTCACTGAACTATACAATATATGGCCCCAGATTTGTGTAGCGCTCTAGTGTTTTCTAACCATAACTTCACCAACAAATATTTCTGCCATGCgaaagaatctggcttcccaaagaTAGACTGTTGAATACCTCTAATACTTCTCGGCTTCACAAACTCTACCAACTCCATCACTGCTGCTGTTAAACAACTGATTACATCCCAATATTACTTTTAATCAATCAATGTGGTCCTTTCCTATGAGTTGTGCAGATTTGTTCGGGCAGGTGATTTGGTATTACAGCTTTAATAAATTATGAGCTTGGAATTGAACTGTCTTGATAATTACTTGAATTgtatatttcaattatttttagtgGATTGCCTCTCATGATAATAATTCATAAATCCTGGTGTGGTGCTTGCAAAGGTAAGATATCACAGGCAACATTAGTGATGTTTCACAGAATACTGGATGGGAAATTTGCAATATTTGTGAAAACAGCATGCAGCTAGTTCTAACTAAAGACccggtcacttagcaactgtttgaagttatgatgccccccccccccaaaaaagtgtaaTCCAATTTTGAAGTTCAAATAGCCACAGACCCCCTccaacagtcacatgactgcattttgtgCACTTCACAATAGCCCACTTTATTCTGTTTACAGCAGCCTGCAGTCATGTAACTGTGATTCTTGATGTTCTTGATGCCAGttccagcatttacttctggtttctagcaaaaAATACTCACTGGATaaatcagatttacttaacaatcactacaaaaaagtttgtaaaattggtCATGGTCATGTGGTGAGACACGTAATGACCACAACAACCTACAGTCATAATTCTGGGCTTAATTATGgtcattagtcaaggactacctgcattttatcATCAATATAGtgtgtatacagatagtcctcaacttatgaccacaattgagcccaaaattctgttaagtgagatttttttaaatcagctttATCCCATTTAtgacctgtcttgccacagttgataagtgaatcattgcagttgaagttagtaacccggttgttaagtaaatctgacttccctgttgactactgtaacgcgttctacatggggctgcccttgaaaagtgttcggagactacaattggtccagaatgcagcctgtgcgagcgatactgggtgtactagatacacccatgttacacctatcctccgtgagctgcactggctccctattggtctccgaacacgcttcaaggtgctggttatcacctttaaagcctacaggcctaggacctggatatctccgtgacccgCCTCCTGCAACATTACCTCCCaggcccaataagatctcacagagtgggccttctctgggtgccgtcgactacacaatgtcacctggcggctcctcgggggagagccttctctgtagctgccccggccatatggaacgatctactccctgagatccggaccctccccactctctcggcctccCAAAGTCTGTTGAGACCTGGGTGTTTCCGGCatgcctggggctgctgatcttgattgtgcttcagccccattaagatcgaatGCAGTTTGTGTCTTTTTAATTCGCTTGTCTGTAtcttaaattcttttaatttttttttaaactgtttttatgtaagccgcacggagtccttcgggattgggcagcatacaaatccattaaaattgaaaattgaattgaaAGTTTGCTTATaagaaagttgcaaaagttgatcccaTGACTCaggaaactgcaaccatcataattatgaaccagttgccaagtatctcaattttgatcatatgatcatggggatgctgcaaagatcataactgaaaaacggccataagtcacacttttcagtgccattgttactttgaacagtcactaagtgaattgttgtaagtcaaagcgTATCTGTATTGCTTTCATATAGAAACTCCTAGAACTGTTTAGTACACTAATTAACTAACCTCACCTCAAGCATTAATAGAAAAATAATGCAGTATTAATTTCATTATGCTTCCATTTTCAGTTTAAAGATGTCCATTTGTTCTATCTCTGAATTAGTATTAAGGGAAAAAATATTGGTATTTATGTAAATTATGGTCGTATCCCTTAGTTACTCACTACTAACTATAAGTACTGGATTCAAAGGGATCTATATACCTCCCACTTAGTCTGAATCCAGCCCTGCTACATTGCATCTTTAATGATTAGTTTccccatttatattttattttagtagcTTTAAAACCAAGTTTGCTGAATCAAAGGAAATCTCTGAGCTGCCATAATTTGTGATGGTTAACCTCGAGGTAAGTTTCTAGAATAATGAAATGAATGGTTTGAATGCTATCTATATACTGCTAAACCTCTTGTGTCTGTAACCTTCAACTGTGAAAAGGTGCATCATAAAGCAAAAAACTTTACAATGTAGATACCTCAAACAGGCTAACTGAAAGAATGCATTGAAAATGTAGGACCCCGTCATTTCTCTGGAATTAAAATTTTGCCCATTTTTAGTAAACattttacaacaataaaaaattataaagcattttatacataataacaAAATGTTATAAATCATTTTCTGTAATCCATTGTTGATGTTTGACTATGCTTACTATTCAGCATAGGTACTTTCAGAGCAAATACATCTCTGAATAATTCCCTTAAATTTTAAGTGCTTTTCAAGCATATCAGAAACTCCGCTGTTGTTGAAGGCATGAGGGAGGGACGGATTCAAAACTTCAAAAGTATTTAATGCATTATTCAGTAAATAATGCATGATTCATGTCCTaaattttatatacaatattttctaTTTCATAAACATAAGAAGGATGTAATATGTTCCTCAATTCAAGATGTTTCAAGTTTCAAAATGAAGATTAACTAAGGAATTATTTTAAGAATAGAAGTAATTGACTTAATGAAGAAAAACTTTATTTCTTTTAGCAAGTATTGTCTATTGATAGCACCAAGTCTCTTAGgtttaaaaaaagtgatttttcttATCTCATATCTGTCTGAAGATGTTGTATATGAAACATAGGAGTAATGAAATATTGCTATGCTATTGTAATGGCCCTTCTGATTTTGATATACAGTAGGCTATTAAGAAGAATTCATGCAGAAATGgtaatttttttaacctttattttatttacaggATGAAGAAGAACCTAAGGATGAAGCTTTTAGCCCTGATGGAGGTTACATTCCTAGAATTATTTTCATGGGTATGATATAAATGTGGTTGTTCATCAATTTGTGCTGAAggataaaaaaatgcatttcagatTGCAATCATCATTTTTCATTGATCTTTTACACAGATCCCAGTGGAAAGATCCATCCAGAGATCATAAATGAGAAAGGAAACCCCAACTACAAGTATTTTTATACTAGTGCTGATCAAGGTATGTATGAATTGCATCTAAATTGAGTTTTGGTAAAGGAGACTTGAATTGTATAGCAGTGCCAAATTAGATTGGCttctgattggggggggggggtgtcagagcTTGTATTCTGAGTAACTTACACTAAGGGTTTAAAATGCTTAGAACAAATATTGACAGTTGACATTCAAAATGCCACCTAGCACCTGGAGGGATGTTCAGTACATTCCAGGACTCCTTACCTTGACATCCTTAAAATGATGTTTATGAATATTAATTATGGCATataatatatgtgtttttttgcGGGAAAACCTGAGAGCTGACTTAATGTCAACCATCCCATTTGGCCCATCCCAAAAAAAGTAATTCCTGGTCGTATGAACTACCCGGAGTAAAACTGTCTACCAATTACATTCAGTCCTTTTGTTTTGGGAAAACATTCTGCCCCTCCAAGAATTTGGCCTTGGTGGTTATCTCCTTTTCAGTGCAGAGGCTTTCATGCATTCCTTAGACTCCCCCACCCTAGGAATTTACCAGCCCCCCTCCCATTTCTGTTTGGCAAACTGATCAGGAAGTTGATTCAGGCAACAAAGAAAGCGAGTCAGCTGACAGATGCCCCATGGAAGGCCAGAACTGGACATCAGAAAACGGTGTTGGGTACATAGGAACTCTTAGACAGTTTAGCAAAACagtaaattgattttttaaaatagagaacTATATATGGTACTTGAGGTGTATAAAACAAAAGACTGGGTATATATTTCATAAATGAATGCAGCTATAATTTCTTAAAGTTGCCTTTTAACGGACATCACATTTAGGAATAAATTGAGGACTTTCAGTCTGGGAAAATGttgacagaaagaaaaacaagtcaTCAAGAAAAAGAGTTGTTTATGAGCCATGATAGGAATGCATTATGAAGATAATGTTGCTACTTTAAATATTGCTTATATTTATGTGTAGATTTTCTGCAGTAACTTATAAAAATATAACTTTGCTCAGTcattttaattgaattgaatcaaGTACTAAGAATATCTTGTGTTTTAATATTACAGTCATCCAAGGGATGAAGGTAGCCCAAGAGAAGCTAACAGGGGATGCTTTCAAGAAAAAACATTTTGGAGATGAATTATAATACCTTGAAGATCTATTTTGTATAGGCTCACCATCTAAATTAAATGTGACCCTAACTTTTTTCATATAAAAATGTTGGTGCTCTGAAAAAAATACTGTAGATAGTAAACCAAATGCTGTCTAATTTTCACACAGTAAATTCAAAAAAAGTATTGTGTCCTCCCTTCTTTACATTGAAATGGATAtttatagaagaaaaaaatggcaaataCCTTAACAAATAAATGCTTCAATTTTAACTGCATGAGTAATCAGGT from the Thamnophis elegans isolate rThaEle1 chromosome 5, rThaEle1.pri, whole genome shotgun sequence genome contains:
- the TXNDC12 gene encoding LOW QUALITY PROTEIN: thioredoxin domain-containing protein 12 (The sequence of the model RefSeq protein was modified relative to this genomic sequence to represent the inferred CDS: inserted 1 base in 1 codon; substituted 1 base at 1 genomic stop codon): MRVHLASLSPLXFSSFCHWFVEAAAEKALEKGFGDHIHWRTLEDGKKEAAASGLPLMIIIHKSWCGACKGIKTKFAESKEISELPXFVMVNLEDEEEPKDEAFSPDGGYIPRIIFMDPSGKIHPEIINEKGNPNYKYFYTSADQVIQGMKVAQEKLTGDAFKKKHFGDEL